The Coffea arabica cultivar ET-39 chromosome 1e, Coffea Arabica ET-39 HiFi, whole genome shotgun sequence genome has a window encoding:
- the LOC113705327 gene encoding uncharacterized protein, with protein sequence MEKAGDMGIGRGGRRVVVIGGGVAGSLIAKSLQFTADLTLIDQKEYFEIPWASLRGMVEPSFAERSVINHKDYLTNGRLVVSKGINITNSDVLTAEGRLVAYDYLVIATGHDDPLPKIRNERLTEYQAENEKIKAARSILVVGGGPTGVELAAEIAVDFPEKKVVLVHDGPRLLEFIGPKASDKTLGWLKNKNVEVKLQQSVELVRSSDGSNAYITSSRETIKADCHFLCTGKPVGSAWLKETILKDGMDSFGRLKVDENLRIKGHKNIFAIGDITDIKEIKQGYLAQKHALIAAKNIKILMDGQKESKMAVYKPRSIKVIVSLGRHDAVAQFPFTTLIGLVPGLIKSKDLFVGKTRKAMDLNPHIVHY encoded by the exons ATGGAGAAGGCAGGGGACATGGGAATTGGAAGaggagggaggagggtggtGGTGATAGGAGGTGGAGTAGCTGGCTCCCTCATTGCTAAGTCTCTTCAGTTCACTGCAGATCTCACCCTCATTGATCA GAAAGAGTACTTTGAGATCCCATGGGCAAGCTTAAGAGGAATGGTGGAGCCTTCATTTGCAGAGAGATCAGTGATCAACCATAAAGATTACCTGACTAATGGCCGTCTTGTAGTATCCAAAGGCATCAATATTACCAATTCTGATGTCTTAACTGCAGAGGGTCGCCTTGTTGCTTACGATTACCTGGTCATTGCTACTGGCCATGATGATCCCCTTCCCAAGATTAGAAATGAGAGACTTACCGAGTATCAAGCAG aaaatgaaaagattaaagCTGCTCGTTCCATTTTGGTTGTCGGAGGTGGTCCTACTGGAGTTGAACTTGCTGCAGAAATTGCTGTTGATTTTCCAGAAAAGAAGGTTGTTTTGGTGCATGATGGACCTAGGTTGCTAGAGTTTATTGGACCCAAAGCTTCTGACAAGACTTTAGGCTGGTTGAAAAACAAAAACGTAGAAGTGAAATTGCAGCAATCTGTTGAGTTGGTTAGAAGTTCAGATGGAAGCAACGCTTACATAACTTCATCTCGTGAAACAATTAAAGCAGATTGCCATTTTCTGTGCACTGGAAAACCAGTGGGTTCAGCGTGGCTAAAAGAAACCATCTTGAAGGATGGCATGGATAGCTTTGGGAGATTGAAAGTTGATGAGAACTTGAGAATCAAGGGTCACAAGAATATCTTTGCAATTGGAGACATCACAGATATTAAG GAAATTAAACAAGGGTATTTAGCTCAAAAGCATGCTTTGATTGCTGCAAAAAACATAAAGATATTGATGGATGGACAAAAGGAAAGCAAGATGGCCGTTTACAAGCCTCGTTCAATCAAGGTTATTGTTTCACTTGGAAGGCATGATGCAGTGGCTCAATTTCCTTTCACAACACTGATTGGTCTTGTTCCTGGTTTGATCAAATCCAAGGATCTATTTGTTGGGAAAACAAGGAAGGCGATGGACCTTAACCCTCATATTGTTCACTACTAG
- the LOC113705318 gene encoding pentatricopeptide repeat-containing protein At1g05750, chloroplastic-like translates to MSLPAFTATTNTANQLPPPPLPHNPTTNPPPPNTITVNGSPQKHQPTCKTTQNKPNTLIDELIVSWTSSIAYHCQKGRLSVAASEFNRMRLSGVEPNHITFVSIISGCAHFPARALCFGAAIHGYTRKLGLDTGDVKVGSALIDMYSKFGQMGLARLCFDHMGFKNKVSWNTMIDGYMRNGDFEAAVNLFDEMPERDAITWTALIGGFSKQGLFQEALVWFQEMQLSGQEPDYVTLISLLSAIANLGMLGLGLWLHRYVMGCDLRDNIRVNNSLIDMYCRCGSVDLARQVFKSMPKRSLVSWNSIIVGLAMNGHAEEAIEYFWLMQKDGFEPDAVSFTGALTACSHAGLVKEGLNLFSTMSTVHRISPRIEHYGCMVDLYSRAGMLENALEVIEDMPMKPNEVVLGSLLAACRNKGDVKLAERLMSYIYQMDPEGDSNHVLLSNIYAALGSWHGASHVRKKMKALGVRKKPGISSIELDGVIHEFVAGDKSHVETEYVYAMLELLSLELRLSGYMPESNLSELYEYD, encoded by the coding sequence ATGAGCCTTCCCGCCTTCACGGCCACCACAAACACCGCCAACCAACTCCCTCCACCACCTCTTCCCCATAATCCCACCACCAACCCACCACCGCCCAACACCATCACTGTCAATGGCAGTCCTCAAAAGCATCAACCGACCTGCAAGACCACCCAGAACAAACCAAATACTCTTATTGATGAGCTAATAGTTTCATGGACTTCTTCGATTGCCTACCATTGCCAGAAAGGTCGGTTATCCGTAGCGGCCTCAGAGTTCAACCGCATGAGGCTCTCCGGTGTTGAACCCAATCACATTACTTTTGTGAGCATCATCTCTGGATGTGCCCATTTTCCAGCTCGGGCTTTGTGTTTTGGAGCTGCTATTCATGGGTATACACGAAAACTCGGGTTGGATACAGGGGATGTGAAGGTTGGATCGGCTCTTATTGATATGTACTCCAAGTTTGGACAAATGGGTCTGGCTAGATTGTGTTTTGATCACATGGGGTTCAAGAACAAGGTGTCTTGGAACACTATGATTGATGGGTACATGAGGAATGGCGATTTTGAAGCAGCAGTGAAtctgttcgatgaaatgcctgAGAGAGATGCAATTACTTGGACTGCTTTGATTGGTGGATTTTCGAAACAAGGACTTTTCCAGGAAGCTTTGGTATGGTTTCAGGAGATGCAGTTATCAGGGCAAGAACCTGATTATGTAACCTTGATCTCCTTATTATCTGCAATTGCTAATTTGGGAATGCTTGGTTTAGGCCTATGGTTGCATCGATATGTGATGGGATGTGACCTGAGGGATAACATTCGGGTGAATAATTCATTGATTGACATGTATTGTAGGTGTGGATCTGTTGATTTGGCTCGTCAAGTGTTCAAAAGCATGCCTAAACGGAGTTTGGTATCGTGGAACTCCATCATTGTTGGCTTGGCAATGAATGGGCATGCAGAGGAGGCAATCGAGTATTTCTGGTTGATGCAAAAGGATGGGTTTGAACCAGATGCTGTGAGCTTTACTGGAGCTCTCACTGCATGTAGCCACGCAGGTTTAGTAAAAGAGGGCCTCAATTTGTTTTCTACAATGAGCACAGTACATAGAATCTCTCCAAGAATTGAGCATTATGGCTGCATGGTAGATCTATACAGTCGAGCAGGGATGTTAGAAAATGCATTGGAGGTGATAGAAGACATGCCCATGAAGCCAAATGAAGTTGTATTGGGATCATTATTAGCAGCATGTAGGAACAAGGGGGATGTCAAATTGGCTGAAAGGCTTATGAGTTATATTTATCAAATGGATCCTGAAGGAGATTCTAATCATGTATTGCTTTCCAACATATATGCAGCACTTGGAAGTTGGCATGGGGCAAGCCATGTTAGGAAGAAAATGAAGGCACTTGGGGTACGGAAAAAACCAGGAATCAGTTCAATTGAGCTTGATGGTGTCATCCATGAATTTGTAGCTGGTGATAAATCCCATGTTGAGACAGAGTACGTTTATGCCATGCTAGAATTGTTGTCGCTAGAGCTAAGACTATCAGGTTACATGCCAGAGAGTAATTTATCAGAATTGTACGAGTATGACTGA
- the LOC113696569 gene encoding uncharacterized protein isoform X1 encodes MAFLSIVSKSAVMLFITALCFLFVMQLQASALADCKMGSGCFYVKATLHEVHSRKLLEGMKGNEMVFKSGMAGSASGGKGMKVGAGWELREAPMGPDPLHHHGGGPKNAKTP; translated from the exons ATGGCCTTCCTTTCTATTGTTTCCAAGTCTGCTGTCATGCTCTTCATCACTGCCTTGTGCTTCCTCTTTGTCATGCAGCTCCAAGCTTCtg CCTTGGCAGATTGCAAGATGGGCAGTGGATGCTTCTACGTCAAAGCAACTCTGCATGAAGTGCATTCCAGAAAG TTGCTTGAAGGGATGAAGGGCAATGAAATGGTTTTCAAGAGTGGCATGGCTGGATCGGCAAGTGGTGGCAAAGGGATGAAGGTTGGTGCTGGTTGGGAGTTGAGGGAGGCTCCGATGGGTCCAGACCCCTTGCACCACCACGGTGGCGGCCCCAAGAACGCCAAGACACCATAG
- the LOC113705308 gene encoding receptor protein kinase TMK1-like produces the protein MVHMEMGADQKKVHIFLAIILPTLFFNVVLGTTNQDDFKILDDFRNGLDNADLLKWPAKGNDPCGPPAWPHVFCSGGRVTQIQVQNMGLSGTLPQNLNQLAKLQNVGLQKNNFKGKLPSFSGLSDLQFAYLDNNKFDTIPSDFFHGLGSVRVLALDQNPFNASTGWSIPPELQESAQLTNFSCSNCNIAGPLPDFWGKLASLSALKLSYNNLSGQIPPSFGGSNLQILWLNDQDGGGMTGSITVIASMVGLSQVWLHGNQFTGSIPDNIGDLTSLRDLNLNGNHLVGLIPQSLASMSLQSLDLNNNMLMGPIPKFEAANFTYSSNSFCQSNPGELCAPEVNALLEFLHGLNYPANLASGWTGNDPCKEPWWGITCNPQGHVSVINLQNLKLNGTLSPSLANLSSLLEIHLAGNNLHGLVPSNLTQLKNLRLLDITDNNFGSPLPKFGDGVKVMINGNPGLVPGKKPRPSPPPTDSPPSPSGDNQQPSSDNPPSPSRGSTARSPSAGNEQNKPQGPQRSNLDLVVGVTAGSIISVLLSIALGIYCIKKRKGTKVVTGGIVVHPKDPSQSDDIIKVTVSDHTGHSLTESSPKSKHSAGVENAHIIEDGNLRFSVQILRSGTKNFAEENELGRGGFGAVYKGVLEDGTHIAVKRMEAGTITSKALEEFQAEIEVLSKVRHRHLVSLLGYSIEGNERLLVYEYMNQGALSRHLFRRKNLNLEPLSWTRRLSIALDVARGVEYLHSLAHRSFIHRDLKSANILLDGCFRAKVADFGLVKLAPDREMSVATKLAGTFGYLAPEYAVTGKITTKVDVFSFGVVLMELLTGLVALDEQRSEENRYLAEWFWQIKSDKEKFIASLDPALDMKGDIDNSVFTVAELAGHCTARDPNHRPEMGHAVNVLSPLVETWTPVEDTDEHGGIDYSLPLPQMLKGWQEEETKDFTGSSQDSKGSIPAKPAGFADSFTSTDAR, from the exons ATGGTCCATATGGAAATGGGTGCTGATCAAAAGAAAGTTCACATTTTTTTAGCCATTATACTTCCAACCCTTTTCTTCAATGTGGTTTTAGGCACAACAAACCAGGATGATTTCAagattttggatgatttcagGAATGGTTTGGACAATGCAGATCTTCTGAAATGGCCTGCAAAAGGGAATGACCCTTGTGGCCCTCCTGCATGGCCTCATGTGTTCTGTTCTGGGGGTAGAGTTACACAAATTCAAGTCCAGAACATGGGTTTAAGTGGAACTTTACCTCAGAACTTGAACCAGTTAGCTAAGTTGCAAAATGTTGGCCTCCAGAAGAATAATTTCAAGGGAAAGTTGCCAAGTTTTAGTGGATTATCTGACTTGCAATTTGCATACTTGGATAACAATAAATTTGATACAATCCCTTCGGATTTCTTTCATGGGCTTGGTAGTGTTCGTGTTTTAGCACTGGATCAAAATCCGTTCAATGCTAGCACTGGGTGGAGTATTCCTCCTGAGCTGCAGGAGTCTGCTCAGTTGACAAATTTTTCATGCTCAAATTGCAATATTGCTGGACCATTGCCCGATTTTTGGGGTAAATTAGCATCTTTGAGTGCTTTGAAACTGTCATATAACAACTTATCCGGTCAGATACCTCctagttttggtggttcaaaTTTGCAGATTCTTTGGTTGAATGATCAGGATGGTGGTGGAATGACTGGCTCCATTACTGTGATTGCAAGCATGGTCGGTCTATCTCAGGTATGGCTTCATGGAAATCAATTTACAGGGTCAATTCCAGATAATATTGGGGATTTAACTTCATTGAGAGACCTGAACCTGAATGGAAATCATCTTGTTGGTTTAATTCCTCAGAGCTTGGCTAGTATGAGTCTACAGTCTTTAGATTTGAACAATAATATGCTTATGGGTCCTATTCCTAAATTTGAAGCTGCAAATTTTACCTATAGTTCAAATTCCTTTTGTCAATCAAATCCTGGTGAGTTATGCGCTCCTGAAGTGAATGCCCTTTTGGAATTTCTTCATGGCTTGAACTATCCAGCTAATCTTGCTTCTGGCTGGACGGGGAATGATCCATGTAAGGAACCCTGGTGGGGAATCACTTGTAATCCACAGGGTCATGTTTCTGTTATAAATCTACAGAATCTTAAGCTTAATGGTACACTTAGTCCTTCGCTTGCCAACTTAAGTTCATTACTTGAGATTCACTTGGCTGGAAATAATTTACATGGTCTTGTTCCTTCAAATTTAACTCAATTGAAGAATTTGAGATTGTTGGATATAACTGACAATAACTTTGGTTCACCATTGCCAAAATTCGGTGATGGTGTGAAAGTGATGATTAATGGTAATCCTGGATTGGTTCCTGGTAAAAAACCTAGACCATCTCCTCCACCAACAGACAGCCCTCCTTCCCCATCTGGTGATAATCAACAGCCATCATCAGATAATCCACCTTCCCCTTCTCGAGGCTCAACCGCTAGATCTCCTAGTGCTGGGAATGAGCAAAATAAACCACAAGGTCCTCAAAGATCCAATCTAGATTTAGTTGTGGGAGTCACAGCAGGTTCTATTATTTCTGTTCTTTTATCAATTGCTTTGGGTATCTACTGCATCAAAAAGAGGAAAGGCACCAAAGTTGTTACTGGTGGCATCGTTGTCCACCCTAAGGATCCATCTCAATCAGATGACATCATCAAGGTCACAGTCTCTGATCATACTGGTCACTCTCTGACTGAAAGCAGTCCTAAAAGTAAGCATAGTGCTGGAGTAGAAAATGCTCATATTATTGAGGATGGAAACCTTAGATTCTCAGTTCAGATCCTTCGTAGTGGGACTAAAAATTTTGCTGAAGAGAATGAGCTGGGTCGCGGAGGTTTTGGAGCAGTTTACAAAGGGGTACTAGAAGATGGAACTCATATAGCAGTGAAGAGAATGGAAGCTGGGACAATTACCAGCAAGGCTTTGGAGGAATTCCAGGCAGAAATTGAAGTTCTCTCCAAGGTCCGGCATCGTCATCTGGTTTCCCTTCTCGGTTACTCTATTGAAGGAAATGAGAGGCTACTTGTTTATGAATATATGAATCAAGGGGCTCTAAGTAGACATCTCTTTCGGAGGAAGAACCTGAACCTAGAACCTTTATCATGGACAAGAAGGTTATCTATTGCTTTAGACGTTGCAAGAGGTGTGGAATATCTACATAGTTTGGCTCACAGAAGCTTCATTCATCGAGATCTCAAATCAGCAAATATTCTCTTGGATGGTTGTTTTAGGGCAAAAGTTGCTGATTTTGGATTGGTGAAGCTGGCTCCTGACAGAGAGATGTCTGTTGCAACGAAGCTTGCAGGAACATTTGGATACCTTGCACCCGAGTATGCTG TCACAGGGAAAATCACAACTAAAGTTGATGTCTTCAGCTTTGGGGTGGTGTTGATGGAACTATTGACAGGCTTAGTAGCACTTGATGAGCAACGCTCAGAGGAAAATCGATACTTGGCCGAGTGGTTTTGGCAAATAAAGTCAGACAAAGAAAAGTTTATTGCTTCTTTGGATCCAGCTCTTGATATGAAAGGAGATATTGACAATAGCGTCTTCACTGTAGCAGAGCTGGCTGGACATTGCACTGCAAGAGATCCAAATCATCGCCCTGAAATGGGGCATGCAGTTAATGTGCTATCTCCACTTGTTGAGACATGGACGCCCGTTGAAGACACAGACGAACATGGGGGCATTGATTACAGTTTACCTCTTCCTCAGATGTTGAAGGGGTGGCAAGAAGAAGAAACGAAAGATTTTACTGGTTCTAGTCAAGATAGCAAGGGAAGTATTCCGGCTAAACCAGCTGGATTTGCAGATTCATTTACTAGCACCGATGCGCGCTAG
- the LOC113696569 gene encoding uncharacterized protein isoform X2, protein MAFLSIVSKSAVMLFITALCFLFVMQLQASDCKMGSGCFYVKATLHEVHSRKLLEGMKGNEMVFKSGMAGSASGGKGMKVGAGWELREAPMGPDPLHHHGGGPKNAKTP, encoded by the exons ATGGCCTTCCTTTCTATTGTTTCCAAGTCTGCTGTCATGCTCTTCATCACTGCCTTGTGCTTCCTCTTTGTCATGCAGCTCCAAGCTTCtg ATTGCAAGATGGGCAGTGGATGCTTCTACGTCAAAGCAACTCTGCATGAAGTGCATTCCAGAAAG TTGCTTGAAGGGATGAAGGGCAATGAAATGGTTTTCAAGAGTGGCATGGCTGGATCGGCAAGTGGTGGCAAAGGGATGAAGGTTGGTGCTGGTTGGGAGTTGAGGGAGGCTCCGATGGGTCCAGACCCCTTGCACCACCACGGTGGCGGCCCCAAGAACGCCAAGACACCATAG